Proteins from a genomic interval of Arvicola amphibius chromosome 10, mArvAmp1.2, whole genome shotgun sequence:
- the LOC119824962 gene encoding paired immunoglobulin-like type 2 receptor beta-2: protein MTWILFLLLPAACLQAGNSAGSIRVKTFGVNQPARLSGVQGSSIEIPFSFYFPWELAKDPQMRILWRWKVFHGEFIYNSSSGFIHEYFKDRLILNWTQPQTFGVLRILDLKEKDQTVYFCRVYLKTIKRIEAVQSIEGTHLTVIPGEPPWLRL, encoded by the exons ATGACTTGGatcctgtttctgctgctgccTGCAGCCTGCCTGCAAGCTG GTAACTCAGCAGGATCCATCCGTGTAAAAACCTTTGGTGTCAACCAACCAGCACGCCTCTCTGGTGTCCAGGGCAGCTCCATCGAGATCCCCTTCTCCTTCTACTTCCCCTGGGAGTTGGCAAAGGATCCACAGATGAGGATTCTCTGGAGATGGAAGGTCTTCCACGGGGAATTTATTTACAACTCCTCCTCGGGTTTCATCCATGAGTATTTCAAGGACCGGCTCATCCTGAACTGGACACAGCCTCAGACATTCGGAGTCCTCAGAATCCTGGACCTGAAGGAGAAGGACCAGACAGTGTACTTCTGCCGAGTTTATCTGAAAACGATAAAACGCATAGAGGCTGTGCAGTCTATTGAAGGGACCCACCTCACCGTCATTCCTGGTGAGCCACCCTGGCTCAGGCTTTGA